A single Drosophila ananassae strain 14024-0371.13 chromosome 3L, ASM1763931v2, whole genome shotgun sequence DNA region contains:
- the LOC6495434 gene encoding maltase A1 codes for MDWWQTAQFYQIYPRSFMDSDGDGIGDLNGITSKLEYLKDLGVTAAWLSPIFTSPMVDFGYDISDFFDIQPEYGTLDDFKALIKRANELDLKIILDFVPNHSSDENDWFVKSVNREKGYEDYYVWHDGKTNAETGEREPPSNWLQAFRGSAWEWNDVRQQYYLHQFAVQQADLNYRNPLVVEQMKRVLRYWLDLGVAGFRCDAVPVLFEIEPDENGQYADEEVSGLTNDTEARNYLKSDLIENLPETIDMAYQWRVVMDDYQRIHGGDTRVLLIETYAPPAYTMQFYGNRSVAGAHLPFNFNLITVLASDGFSASSIKTAVDNWLDNLPAGRTANWVIGNHDQRRAASRYGTANADAMNMLVMILPGASVTYQGEELGMTDGDISWEDTQDPAACNSNQDIYEQFTRDPSRTPFQWTSGTNAGFSTAAKTWLPLAADYETVNVETEAAAQRSHLSIYKALVALRKSSVTLQNGSTKYGIISDNVFVVKRYLSGSDSIIYVANLASKGVTVSLLDFDTTLPTHLTLLIRSLQSAKAEGSLFEVSGLSLAAGEALVLNSSSSSSSS; via the exons ATGGACTGGTGGCAAACGGCACAGTTCTATCAGATTTATCCCCGATCTTTTATGGACTCCGACGGCGATGGTATTGGTGATCTGAATGGCATTACCAGCAAGCTGGAGTACCTCAAGGACCTTGGAGTAACCGCTGCCTGGCTCTCACCCATTTTCACTTCTCCCATGGTGGACTTTGGTTACGATATTTCGGATTTCTTTGACATTCAGCCGGAGTACGGAACCCTGGATGACTTCAAGGCCTTAATCAAGCGGGCCAACGAATTGGACCTTAAGATCATCCTGGACTTTGTGCCTAACCATTCGAGCGATGAAAATGATTGGTTTGTCAAGTCTGTGAACCGGGAGAAGGGCTATGAGGACTACTATGTGTGGCATGATGGTAAGACCAACGCCGAGACTGGCGAGAGGGAGCCCCCTTCAAACTGGCTCCAGGCTTTCCGGGGCAGTGCCTGGGAATGGAATGATGTGCGTCAGCAGTACTACCTTCACCAGTTTGCCGTCCAGCAGGCTGACCTCAACTATCGTAATCCCTTGGTGGTGGAGCAAATGAAGCGGGTCTTACGCTACTGGTTGGATCTCGGAGTAGCAGGCTTCCGGTGCGATGCTGTGCCCGTCCTCTTCGAGATCGAGCCGGATGAGAACGGACAGTATGCCGACGAAGAGGTGAGTGGCCTGACGAACGACACCGAAGCCCGTAATTACCTGAAGAGCGACCTGATAGAGAACCTTCCGGAAACCATTGACATGGCGTATCAGTGGCGAGTGGTGATGGACGACTACCAGCGTATCCACGGAGGTGATACGAGAGTATTGCTAATCGAAACCTACGCCCCACCCGCCTACACGATGCAGTTCTATGGCAACCGATCAGTGGCCGGTGCCCATTTGCCCTTCAACTTCAACCTGATCACTGTTCTGGCAAGCGATGGCTTCTCGGCAAGCTCTATCAAAACTGCTGTGGACAACTGGTTGGACAACCTGCCCGCCGGACGCACTGCCAACTGGGTGATTGGCAACCACGACCAGAGAAGGGCAGCCAGTCGGTATGGAACCGCAAATGCGGATGCCATGAATATGTTAGTTATGATCCTGCCGGGAGCCAGTGTGACCTACCAGGGCGAGGAGCTAGGCATGACTGATGGCGATATTAGCTGGGAGGATACCCAGGATCCTGCGGCCTGCAACTCAAACCAGGACATCTATGAGCAGTTCACCCGTGATCCTTCGCGCACCCCCTTCCAGTGGACGAGTGGCACAAATGCAGGATTCTCGACTGCGGCCAAGACCTGGTTGCCCCTGGCGGCGGACTACGAAACTGTAAATGTGGAAACAGAAGCCGCAGCACAGCGCTCCCACCTCAGTATCTACAAGGCCCTGGTAGCCTTGCGAAAATCCTCAGTTACGCTCCAAAATGGATCCACTAAGTACGGAATTATTTCAGACAATGTATTTGTGGTGAAGAG ATACCTTTCCGGCTCTGATTCCATTATATACGTGGCCAACTTGGCCAGCAAGGGTGTGACTGTGAGCTTGCTCGACTTTGACACGACCCTGCCCACGCATCTGACACTTCTCATTCGCAGTCTGCAATCCGCCAAGGCGGAGGG TTCTCTGTTTGAGGTCAGTGGACTAAGTCTGGCTGCCGGCGAAGCCTTGGTATTGAACAGCAGTAgtagtagcagcagcagctaa